Proteins encoded together in one Ferroglobus placidus DSM 10642 window:
- a CDS encoding 4Fe-4S binding protein, which yields MKRLVIKDLEKCVGCGLCMYACSRRNARDPEIGVSKSGILAVSLSGFERGATIIFCRACSEPPCAQVCPTGAMTPRKGGGVFFKEDLCIACGNCMEACTIGAIFRQENGKPAVCVHCGYCANYCPHGVLAYEEVKS from the coding sequence ATGAAAAGACTCGTGATAAAAGACTTGGAAAAGTGCGTCGGTTGTGGGCTTTGCATGTACGCGTGCAGTAGAAGAAATGCAAGAGATCCAGAAATTGGAGTGAGTAAATCGGGAATTTTAGCCGTAAGCTTGAGCGGATTTGAAAGGGGTGCAACGATAATATTCTGCAGGGCTTGCAGCGAGCCGCCTTGTGCTCAGGTTTGTCCGACGGGAGCAATGACACCGAGAAAGGGAGGAGGAGTCTTCTTTAAGGAGGATTTGTGCATAGCCTGCGGAAACTGCATGGAAGCTTGCACTATCGGAGCTATTTTCAGGCAAGAGAACGGAAAGCCAGCTGTTTGCGTTCACTGCGGATATTGCGCTAATTACTGCCCCCACGGAGTTTTAGCTTACGAGGAGGTGAAATCGTGA
- a CDS encoding MaoC/PaaZ C-terminal domain-containing protein, with the protein MMEEIRKLYEKFGGEVKEFEKFEGEVDVGYKIEFEKKIEDVDVHFFGLASGDLNPIHFDEEVASKTKFKGRVVHGMLTTSLVSAAVARMPGIVVLLEACFKYTKPVRIGDTVKVVGEVVEKEKNRYKLDVKCFVGENVVAEGYAKVLLW; encoded by the coding sequence ATGATGGAGGAGATAAGAAAACTTTACGAGAAGTTTGGCGGAGAGGTTAAGGAGTTTGAGAAGTTCGAGGGAGAAGTTGACGTCGGTTACAAAATCGAGTTCGAGAAGAAAATAGAGGACGTGGACGTTCACTTCTTCGGTCTCGCTTCCGGAGATTTGAATCCGATTCACTTCGACGAAGAGGTTGCTTCGAAGACGAAGTTTAAGGGAAGAGTCGTCCACGGAATGCTCACCACAAGCTTAGTTTCGGCAGCCGTAGCAAGAATGCCGGGGATAGTAGTTCTGCTCGAAGCCTGCTTCAAATATACGAAGCCGGTGAGGATCGGCGACACCGTTAAAGTTGTTGGAGAAGTTGTTGAAAAAGAGAAGAATAGATACAAACTCGATGTAAAATGCTTCGTAGGTGAAAACGTCGTGGCTGAGGGTTACGCAAAAGTTTTGCTCTGGTAA
- a CDS encoding alpha/beta fold hydrolase, giving the protein MLVEKIKGTKPGYCEYEVAHEDWVFKLLHFKSKPKLKTPVIISYAYINRPYILDLHKDVSVVRLLIEAGLDVWMIDWGYPSFADRHLKISDYIDFLDFCVDFVRKERGVENVTLHGYCLGTTLAVIYASLHPEKVRNLVIQTPPINFDTSNTLAIWAKNIDPKKVSRALFNATGDFLNLAFLLVDPVRLAVGKYQSLLDNLSDEKFVKDFFYMEFWIFDSPSVPGDVFEEYITRWYHRNELMKGEYDVNGVKVDFSKITMPVLALVAEKDHITPPEAVIPFFEKIPSKDKKMLTVDKGHIGLTVSRSAHKKLWPEAVKWIVERSK; this is encoded by the coding sequence ATGTTGGTGGAGAAGATAAAGGGGACTAAACCCGGTTACTGCGAGTACGAAGTTGCACACGAAGACTGGGTTTTCAAGCTGCTCCACTTCAAGTCGAAGCCCAAGCTGAAAACGCCGGTAATTATAAGCTACGCTTACATAAATCGTCCGTACATTCTCGATTTACATAAGGATGTCAGCGTTGTAAGACTTTTGATAGAAGCCGGATTGGACGTTTGGATGATAGACTGGGGATATCCGAGCTTCGCTGACAGACACTTAAAAATATCCGACTACATCGACTTTCTCGACTTCTGCGTCGATTTTGTAAGGAAAGAGAGGGGGGTTGAAAACGTAACTCTGCACGGCTACTGCCTCGGAACGACTTTGGCGGTGATTTACGCTTCCCTTCATCCGGAAAAGGTGAGAAATCTCGTTATTCAAACTCCCCCAATAAACTTCGACACGTCGAACACTTTAGCAATCTGGGCTAAGAACATAGACCCGAAAAAAGTTTCGAGAGCTTTATTCAACGCCACCGGAGACTTTTTGAATTTGGCTTTCTTGCTCGTTGATCCGGTAAGATTGGCTGTCGGAAAGTATCAGTCTCTGCTTGATAATCTAAGCGATGAAAAGTTCGTTAAGGACTTCTTCTACATGGAGTTCTGGATATTCGATTCTCCCTCAGTTCCCGGAGACGTTTTCGAAGAGTACATCACGAGATGGTATCACAGAAACGAACTCATGAAAGGAGAGTACGATGTAAACGGAGTTAAAGTTGATTTCAGCAAAATTACAATGCCCGTGCTGGCTTTAGTTGCCGAAAAAGATCACATAACTCCTCCAGAAGCCGTTATACCCTTCTTCGAAAAAATCCCCTCGAAGGACAAAAAGATGCTGACGGTCGACAAAGGGCACATAGGCTTGACTGTAAGCAGAAGTGCTCACAAAAAGCTGTGGCCGGAAGCTGTTAAGTGGATAGTCGAGAGGTCGAAATAA
- a CDS encoding NAD(P)H-dependent glycerol-3-phosphate dehydrogenase, whose protein sequence is MKVSILGAGAMGSALTIPLADNGNEILLWGTEYDVDILKKIEKGEEHPRIGVKLPEVQILYPKELKKALDADIIVLAVSTEGVMNVFNRIKNEVSDSILITIAKGLIEEEDHVYTIPEAIWKENVKMRHKLVAITGPSIAKEVARRAPTRVVFSSKNLKTAKKAMKAFKTKYYGIEITDDIIGAELTSALKNVYSIAISWIRGYEERFEMDLSNAKGVLATMAINEIAIFVEDAGGRKETAYGLSGFGDLIATFRGGRNGMLGELLGKGYTIDEALKELEMRGVGVIEGYVNGRRAYALLKQLEMRGKASEDDFPLLKAIYSVLYEGKKVEDVLMNLLIEGG, encoded by the coding sequence ATGAAAGTGTCCATTCTTGGAGCTGGAGCGATGGGGTCTGCTTTAACGATTCCACTTGCGGACAACGGGAACGAAATTCTCCTCTGGGGGACGGAATACGATGTAGATATTCTGAAAAAAATTGAAAAAGGAGAGGAGCATCCGAGAATTGGCGTAAAGCTTCCGGAAGTACAAATTCTTTATCCGAAGGAGCTGAAAAAAGCACTCGATGCGGACATAATAGTTCTTGCGGTGAGCACCGAAGGAGTGATGAACGTATTTAATAGAATAAAAAACGAAGTATCGGATTCTATTTTGATAACGATAGCGAAGGGGCTTATAGAGGAGGAAGACCACGTCTACACGATTCCAGAGGCAATATGGAAGGAGAACGTGAAGATGAGGCACAAACTCGTAGCGATAACCGGACCATCCATAGCCAAAGAAGTGGCAAGAAGAGCTCCTACGAGAGTCGTTTTCAGCAGCAAAAATCTGAAAACAGCTAAGAAGGCTATGAAAGCATTCAAAACTAAATACTACGGAATAGAAATCACCGACGACATAATAGGAGCCGAGCTCACCTCAGCTTTAAAAAACGTTTATTCGATAGCTATTTCCTGGATAAGAGGTTACGAAGAAAGGTTTGAAATGGATTTGAGCAACGCTAAAGGAGTGCTCGCGACGATGGCGATAAACGAAATAGCGATATTCGTCGAGGACGCTGGAGGCAGGAAAGAGACAGCTTACGGCTTATCCGGATTCGGAGACCTCATAGCAACTTTTAGGGGTGGAAGAAACGGGATGCTCGGAGAACTGCTCGGAAAAGGTTACACAATAGACGAAGCTTTAAAAGAGCTCGAAATGAGGGGTGTTGGTGTTATAGAGGGATACGTGAACGGAAGAAGAGCTTACGCTTTACTAAAACAGCTTGAAATGAGAGGAAAAGCTTCAGAAGATGATTTTCCTCTTTTAAAAGCGATATACAGTGTTTTGTACGAAGGTAAAAAAGTGGAAGACGTTTTGATGAATTTGCTCATCGAAGGCGGCTAA
- a CDS encoding aldehyde ferredoxin oxidoreductase family protein, with product MRSKVLTIDLSRYKYWVEDRKDLFEEYIGGVGVAVQLLKEELENAKGVDPLGEENVIVFSTGPFTPAYPLASKTVALFKSPLTSNLGESHAGGRSAAAIANAGYGAIVIKGRSRKPVYVVVDEDKVHFRDGRVIWSIQDSIVTGRIIAEREKGRGIRTVMRIGGGGLNLVRYACVTTETYRHFGRLGLGAVFGSKNLKALVVMGRKSFKPKDKENFRKVYDEIYDLAVKSDAMKKYHLLGTAVNVLPLNEFGGLPTKNLTEQRFDKAEEISGEALAENNLGRRIACAHCPVACIHIAALREEYETEKYFYKTLMISYDYELIYALGSMLGVGSREGLLKLIHRVEVYGLDAISTGVCLAWATEAYKRGLISKNETLLDLEFGNYENYIKAVDYIVSQPNDFYKALAKGVDEASRIYGGREFAMAFGRNEMPGYNTGYGAYIGYLIGLRHSHLDGAGYSIDQKWKDYSPKELVDELIREEQWRQILSSLVVCFFARGIYKPEIVVKAFKPLGVETDENELREIGKKIYEEKLRLKKKMGFSVEDLQVPERVFEADTPQGKLSRDYVKEALDYYKEIVSKI from the coding sequence GTGAGGAGTAAAGTTTTGACGATAGACCTTTCGAGGTACAAGTATTGGGTTGAGGACAGAAAAGACCTCTTCGAGGAGTACATCGGGGGAGTTGGTGTTGCCGTTCAGCTTTTAAAGGAGGAACTTGAAAACGCTAAAGGGGTAGATCCGCTGGGTGAAGAGAACGTGATAGTTTTTTCCACCGGTCCTTTTACGCCAGCTTACCCTCTCGCCTCAAAAACCGTCGCCCTGTTCAAAAGTCCTTTAACCAGCAACCTCGGAGAATCTCACGCTGGAGGTAGGAGTGCGGCAGCCATAGCTAACGCTGGCTACGGAGCTATTGTGATTAAGGGAAGGAGCAGAAAACCGGTTTACGTGGTTGTAGATGAAGATAAAGTTCATTTCAGGGATGGAAGGGTTATTTGGAGCATTCAGGACTCGATAGTGACTGGAAGGATTATTGCTGAGAGGGAGAAGGGGAGAGGGATTAGAACGGTGATGAGAATAGGTGGCGGAGGATTGAATTTGGTGCGATACGCCTGCGTTACGACCGAAACCTACAGGCACTTCGGAAGGCTTGGTTTAGGGGCGGTCTTTGGAAGCAAGAACTTGAAAGCTCTTGTTGTTATGGGGAGGAAGTCTTTCAAGCCGAAAGATAAAGAGAATTTCAGAAAAGTTTACGACGAAATATACGATTTGGCAGTGAAGTCCGATGCTATGAAGAAGTACCATCTGCTCGGAACAGCAGTAAACGTCCTTCCTCTAAACGAGTTCGGAGGATTGCCTACGAAAAATCTTACGGAGCAGAGGTTCGATAAAGCTGAGGAGATAAGCGGTGAGGCTTTAGCTGAAAACAATCTCGGAAGGAGAATTGCCTGCGCTCACTGTCCGGTAGCTTGCATTCACATAGCAGCGTTGAGGGAAGAATACGAAACTGAAAAGTACTTCTACAAAACTCTGATGATAAGCTACGATTACGAACTGATCTACGCTTTAGGCTCGATGCTCGGAGTAGGAAGCAGAGAAGGATTGCTGAAGCTTATACACAGAGTTGAGGTTTACGGGCTTGATGCGATAAGCACCGGAGTTTGCCTGGCTTGGGCTACCGAAGCTTACAAGAGGGGACTGATAAGCAAAAACGAAACTCTCTTAGACCTCGAATTCGGAAATTACGAGAATTACATTAAAGCTGTGGATTACATCGTCTCTCAGCCGAACGACTTCTACAAAGCTTTAGCTAAGGGAGTTGACGAAGCTTCAAGGATTTACGGAGGGAGGGAGTTTGCGATGGCTTTCGGTAGAAATGAAATGCCCGGCTACAACACCGGATACGGAGCTTACATAGGCTACTTAATCGGTTTGAGGCACAGCCACTTGGACGGAGCCGGCTACTCCATAGATCAGAAGTGGAAGGACTACTCGCCGAAGGAGCTCGTCGACGAGCTTATAAGGGAGGAGCAGTGGAGACAGATTCTTTCGAGCCTGGTAGTTTGCTTCTTCGCAAGAGGCATTTACAAGCCGGAAATTGTCGTGAAAGCGTTCAAACCTCTCGGAGTTGAAACAGACGAGAACGAGCTTAGGGAAATCGGAAAGAAGATTTACGAGGAAAAGCTCAGGCTGAAAAAGAAGATGGGTTTCAGCGTGGAGGATTTGCAGGTTCCGGAAAGAGTTTTCGAAGCCGACACTCCGCAAGGAAAGCTGAGCAGAGATTACGTCAAAGAGGCTTTGGACTACTACAAAGAAATTGTGAGTAAAATTTAG
- a CDS encoding MaoC/PaaZ C-terminal domain-containing protein encodes MKKLTILALSNFKFVFTFHQKFNPKTVIYVDISYKIEFEKKIEDVDVHFFGLASGDLNPIHFDEEVASKTKFKGRVVHGMLTTSLVSAAVARMPGIVVLLEACFKYTKPVRIGDTVKVVGEVVEKEKNRYKLDVKCFVGENVVAEGYAKVLLW; translated from the coding sequence GTGAAGAAATTAACAATTTTAGCTTTATCTAACTTTAAATTCGTTTTTACTTTCCACCAGAAATTCAATCCGAAAACAGTTATCTACGTTGACATCAGCTACAAAATCGAGTTCGAGAAGAAAATAGAGGACGTGGACGTTCACTTCTTCGGTCTCGCTTCCGGAGATTTGAATCCGATTCACTTCGACGAAGAGGTTGCTTCGAAGACGAAGTTTAAGGGAAGAGTCGTCCACGGAATGCTCACCACAAGCTTAGTTTCGGCAGCCGTAGCAAGAATGCCGGGGATAGTAGTTCTGCTCGAAGCCTGCTTCAAATATACGAAGCCGGTGAGGATCGGCGACACCGTTAAAGTTGTTGGAGAAGTTGTTGAAAAAGAGAAGAATAGATACAAACTCGATGTAAAATGCTTCGTAGGTGAAAACGTCGTGGCTGAGGGTTACGCAAAAGTTTTGCTCTGGTAG
- a CDS encoding AbrB/MazE/SpoVT family DNA-binding domain-containing protein: MVMVPEYFKEFQEFWNEMVKNQRELVKNLLSSFEFLSKFNILRKDVAVFRAKVQSGGRISIPEADRQALGIKEGDLVKVIVIKEEGGDWNGI; encoded by the coding sequence ATGGTAATGGTTCCGGAGTACTTCAAGGAGTTCCAGGAGTTCTGGAACGAGATGGTGAAAAACCAGAGGGAGCTCGTAAAGAACTTACTTTCCTCTTTCGAGTTCCTCTCGAAATTCAACATTCTAAGGAAGGATGTAGCCGTGTTCAGAGCTAAAGTCCAGAGTGGGGGAAGAATTTCGATTCCCGAGGCTGATAGGCAAGCTTTGGGGATAAAGGAGGGAGATTTGGTAAAGGTAATCGTAATAAAGGAGGAAGGAGGTGATTGGAATGGAATTTAA
- a CDS encoding class I SAM-dependent methyltransferase produces the protein MESCRYSEWAEKFRLLYRAFVLKIAKLADAKKILDVECGSGILIDELSRVFDKAEIYGIDVNKDFCKMSNAVLGDARKLPFKSEAFDLITFSYSLHDVGLPTILEARGCLKEGGALAIRDLNSEMPEIVKNVTLRCLEENISKAYAEKIKRAIENFPKPDSIAKFVGDFFEVIHFEKNVLFFDLIAVKK, from the coding sequence GTGGAAAGTTGCAGATATTCCGAGTGGGCTGAAAAATTCAGACTTCTTTACAGAGCGTTCGTTTTGAAAATAGCTAAGCTCGCGGATGCGAAGAAGATTTTGGACGTTGAATGCGGAAGCGGAATTCTTATCGATGAACTATCAAGAGTTTTCGATAAAGCCGAAATTTACGGAATAGACGTTAACAAGGATTTCTGCAAAATGTCCAACGCCGTTCTGGGAGATGCGAGAAAGCTGCCTTTTAAAAGCGAAGCGTTCGACCTAATCACTTTCAGCTATTCCCTCCACGACGTCGGTCTTCCTACCATTCTTGAAGCTCGAGGATGTTTAAAAGAAGGAGGGGCTCTGGCAATCAGGGATTTAAATTCGGAAATGCCCGAAATCGTGAAAAACGTGACTCTCAGATGTCTTGAGGAGAATATAAGTAAAGCCTACGCCGAGAAAATTAAAAGAGCGATTGAGAACTTTCCAAAACCGGACTCGATAGCGAAGTTTGTTGGAGATTTTTTTGAAGTAATTCATTTCGAAAAGAATGTTCTTTTCTTCGACTTAATAGCCGTTAAAAAATAA
- the wrbA gene encoding NAD(P)H:quinone oxidoreductase, with translation MTKILVVFHSITGNTMELAKAVAEGAREEGVDVVVKRVPETIPEEILEKNPGYRAVKDELKSFEVANPEELEEYDAIIFGSPTRFGVMSSQMKQFIDMTGKLWMGRKLEGKVGAVFTSNEMPHGGKEATLLTMILPLLGHGMIIVGIPPVKELYKAGSYYGATSTGKPREEDLEVARLLGKRVASIAKKLKS, from the coding sequence ATGACCAAAATTCTCGTAGTCTTTCACTCCATTACCGGAAACACGATGGAGCTCGCTAAAGCGGTTGCGGAGGGGGCAAGAGAAGAAGGGGTGGATGTGGTCGTCAAAAGAGTGCCGGAAACGATTCCAGAAGAAATTTTAGAGAAAAATCCCGGATATAGAGCTGTAAAGGATGAACTTAAAAGTTTTGAGGTTGCCAATCCCGAAGAGCTTGAAGAGTACGATGCGATAATTTTCGGTTCTCCCACGAGGTTTGGCGTAATGTCTTCTCAGATGAAGCAGTTCATCGACATGACAGGAAAGTTGTGGATGGGCAGAAAACTCGAGGGGAAAGTCGGAGCGGTGTTCACTTCGAACGAAATGCCTCACGGAGGTAAGGAAGCAACATTGCTGACGATGATTCTCCCGCTTTTGGGGCACGGAATGATTATAGTAGGAATTCCTCCAGTAAAAGAGCTCTACAAAGCCGGAAGCTATTACGGAGCGACCTCAACCGGAAAGCCAAGAGAAGAGGATTTGGAGGTTGCCAGGCTTTTAGGAAAGAGGGTTGCGAGTATTGCTAAAAAGCTTAAGAGCTGA
- a CDS encoding radical SAM protein: MKCEVCGRERPSKTIPLCPKCAKSERAREFVSLLHENLDVIGGGDCGLCSNKCRIDDVGLCKIRKRVGGKVISLSSKEKALLHAYYDPLPTNCCNAWFCEGSKLSGYNLAVFYYGCNFDCLYCQNWEHKFVERARAFSVEELLGMINERVKCVCHFGGSPEPQIDFALNFSEIAYKKFGVMICWEWNGAGNRSKALKAAEISSMSKGTVKFDLKAWNENLHLLLTGRSNEEVLKNFEAIFEKYPEVLSATTLLVPYYVDAEEVEGIASFLASLSEDIPYSLLVFHPDYKLRDLPVTPKEQVYECYRAAKKYLKRVNIGNIFLIL, translated from the coding sequence GTGAAGTGCGAAGTTTGCGGTAGGGAGAGACCTTCGAAAACGATACCTCTCTGCCCTAAATGTGCGAAGAGCGAAAGAGCGAGGGAATTCGTTAGCTTACTCCACGAGAATCTCGACGTTATCGGCGGAGGAGATTGCGGTTTATGTTCGAATAAATGTAGGATAGACGATGTGGGTTTGTGCAAAATAAGGAAAAGAGTGGGGGGAAAGGTTATTTCCCTATCTTCGAAGGAAAAAGCTCTCCTTCACGCTTATTACGATCCCCTCCCAACTAACTGCTGCAACGCTTGGTTCTGCGAGGGGAGCAAGCTTTCAGGATACAACTTAGCGGTCTTTTACTACGGCTGCAACTTCGACTGCCTCTACTGCCAGAACTGGGAGCACAAGTTCGTTGAAAGGGCGAGAGCTTTCAGCGTTGAAGAACTCCTCGGAATGATTAACGAAAGGGTTAAGTGCGTCTGCCACTTCGGCGGTTCGCCGGAACCTCAGATAGATTTCGCATTAAACTTCAGCGAGATCGCCTACAAAAAATTTGGAGTGATGATATGCTGGGAGTGGAACGGGGCTGGAAACAGGAGTAAAGCTTTGAAAGCAGCCGAAATAAGTTCAATGAGCAAAGGAACGGTTAAATTCGATTTAAAAGCTTGGAACGAAAATCTTCATTTGCTTCTAACTGGACGAAGCAACGAGGAAGTTTTAAAGAACTTCGAAGCGATCTTTGAGAAGTATCCCGAAGTTTTGTCAGCCACGACCCTCCTCGTCCCTTACTACGTTGACGCTGAGGAGGTGGAAGGAATAGCTTCCTTCTTAGCCTCTCTCAGCGAGGACATTCCCTATTCCTTGCTCGTTTTTCACCCAGACTATAAACTCAGAGATCTGCCGGTAACGCCGAAGGAGCAGGTTTACGAGTGTTACAGGGCTGCGAAAAAGTATTTGAAGAGGGTAAATATTGGAAACATCTTTCTGATTCTCTAA
- a CDS encoding poly(R)-hydroxyalkanoic acid synthase subunit PhaE, translating into MIGEEELVELFRTAPKESFELLLRNIRIRRILEDLYKRHEAGIKLSYGEEFERIFEEFFRFFFRPLEVAVYGGRQLEFMFPRVEFISLFEAQAELLNAYTEFLRSLYDHVRLTASLYAGYVLPKAEKDVLERFVEIYRERMSRFRSEFMRIDLSTEFPFLLPKSVFLRFESALENLREFSSAFRKFRELVKSSYVKGAQSFIDKANSKKFDSYNEFANAFFEEEARIFDELLRSEDYLKTQKAMLDSLMDYIYNARSFYEELAMSNPLNPFATISLMDEAFKRIYELRRKIRELEKRIERMGGVGDVGGEDKGD; encoded by the coding sequence ATGATCGGCGAAGAAGAGCTTGTGGAGCTATTTAGAACTGCTCCGAAGGAGTCCTTCGAACTCCTTTTGAGAAACATCAGAATAAGAAGGATTCTCGAGGATTTGTATAAAAGACACGAAGCCGGAATTAAGCTGAGTTACGGAGAGGAGTTTGAAAGAATTTTTGAAGAGTTCTTCAGGTTCTTCTTCAGACCTCTCGAGGTTGCCGTTTACGGAGGAAGGCAGCTTGAGTTCATGTTCCCGAGGGTAGAATTCATCAGCTTGTTTGAAGCTCAGGCGGAGCTTTTAAACGCCTACACCGAATTTCTTAGATCTCTCTACGACCACGTAAGATTGACGGCAAGCTTGTACGCTGGATACGTGCTTCCGAAGGCTGAAAAGGACGTTCTCGAAAGATTCGTGGAAATTTACAGGGAGAGGATGAGTAGGTTCAGAAGCGAATTCATGAGAATAGATTTGTCAACGGAGTTTCCCTTCCTGCTGCCTAAAAGCGTATTTTTGAGGTTTGAAAGCGCTTTGGAAAACCTTAGAGAATTTAGCTCGGCTTTCAGGAAGTTCAGGGAGCTCGTGAAGAGCTCGTACGTTAAGGGTGCCCAATCTTTTATAGACAAGGCTAACAGCAAAAAATTCGATAGCTACAACGAATTCGCCAACGCGTTTTTCGAGGAAGAAGCTAGGATTTTCGACGAGCTTTTGAGAAGTGAGGATTACCTGAAAACGCAAAAAGCGATGCTCGACAGTTTGATGGACTACATATACAACGCGAGATCTTTCTACGAAGAATTGGCCATGAGCAACCCTTTAAACCCGTTTGCTACCATCTCACTAATGGATGAAGCTTTTAAAAGGATTTACGAGCTGAGGAGGAAGATAAGAGAGTTGGAGAAGAGAATAGAAAGAATGGGGGGTGTTGGAGATGTTGGTGGAGAAGATAAAGGGGACTAA
- a CDS encoding PHA/PHB synthase family protein: MIYYAISEYLRNVRRFASLYEWFIENRNFILPDEDTPYLIPDVEVGVTPKVEIYSDNGVKLYRYMPRTEKQYETPLLIVYALINKPYILDLHPERSVVRKFLDAGFDVYLIKWGDATIADQFGLSGYIDIFMYDFIEYLKDYAGVEKISILGYCMGGGLSAIYTSLYPENVKNLLLLAATLYFDKEVGGLVTLSDKRFFDPEEIAKVYAYIPAWFMAERFKLLRPLENYFTKYVSMFLNAENKDFLDLFFRMEKWIHDGVNVAPYVYVEYVRELYQNNALCEGKLFINGKKVDPKRIDMPVAAIVGKRDHLAPPKNTLGFLDYISSKDKAVFEADAGHVGLVVSGKAMKMWDEVVKWLSKRSGKKVERKI, encoded by the coding sequence ATGATTTACTACGCTATTAGTGAATACTTGAGAAACGTTAGGAGGTTTGCTTCTCTCTACGAGTGGTTCATCGAAAACAGAAATTTCATTCTGCCGGATGAGGACACTCCCTATCTTATCCCGGACGTCGAAGTGGGAGTTACGCCGAAGGTGGAAATATACAGCGATAACGGAGTTAAGCTTTACAGATACATGCCGAGGACGGAAAAACAGTACGAAACTCCTCTTCTCATAGTTTACGCCCTCATCAACAAGCCCTACATTTTAGACCTTCATCCGGAGAGGAGCGTCGTGAGGAAATTCCTCGACGCGGGTTTCGACGTTTACCTGATAAAGTGGGGGGACGCCACTATAGCTGATCAGTTCGGACTTTCTGGGTACATTGACATCTTCATGTACGACTTCATAGAATACCTCAAAGATTACGCTGGAGTCGAAAAGATCTCCATCCTCGGCTACTGCATGGGAGGGGGACTTTCGGCAATCTACACCTCGCTATACCCGGAAAACGTTAAAAACTTGCTGCTGCTTGCCGCGACGCTTTACTTCGATAAAGAAGTAGGAGGACTCGTCACGCTATCCGACAAGAGGTTTTTCGATCCGGAAGAAATTGCGAAGGTTTACGCGTACATTCCAGCTTGGTTCATGGCTGAGAGGTTCAAACTGCTCAGACCTCTCGAAAACTACTTCACAAAGTACGTTTCCATGTTCCTAAACGCCGAAAACAAGGACTTTCTCGATCTGTTCTTCAGAATGGAGAAGTGGATTCACGACGGAGTAAATGTTGCCCCTTACGTTTACGTCGAATACGTAAGAGAGCTTTATCAGAACAACGCTTTGTGCGAGGGGAAGCTCTTCATAAACGGGAAAAAGGTCGATCCGAAGAGAATAGACATGCCGGTGGCGGCGATAGTAGGGAAGAGGGATCATTTGGCTCCTCCGAAAAACACCCTCGGATTTCTGGATTACATATCGAGTAAAGATAAAGCGGTATTCGAAGCTGATGCTGGGCACGTCGGTCTCGTCGTTTCTGGAAAAGCGATGAAAATGTGGGATGAAGTAGTTAAATGGCTTTCGAAGAGAAGCGGTAAAAAAGTTGAGAGAAAAATTTAA